The nucleotide sequence GGTTGGGGGCGAAGACAAAAAACTCCAGCTCGGTCGCCACCACAGGCACCAGGCCCCGGGCGGCATACCGGGCAATCACCGTCTTGAGCTGGCCGCGTGTCGAGAGTCGGGAGCTTTCACCGGTCAGTTCATCGGCATCGCAGATCGCCAGGGCACGGGGCTGCGAGCTCCAAGGCAGGCGGTGGATCTGCTTCGGGTCGACCACCAGCGCCAGATCACCGTCATCACTGCCATAGAAACGCGACGGCGGATAACCGCCCATGATGCACTGCAGCAGCACGCCCCGGGCCATCTGCAAGCGCCGCCCCTCCAGGAAACCCGCAGCGCTCATTACCTTGCCCCGCGGTACGCCATTGAGGTCCGGCGTGACACATTCAATCTCATCAATGCCCGTCAGTCGCTGCGCGAGTGAACCTTGGCCATCGGTCGTCATGACGCATTCCTTGTGATGTGCGAGCCGCAAACGGCAACCCGTACAAAATAGGCTTCGGCTGTTCGGAATATCAAGCACTGGGGAGAATAAACTTCGAGCCTGGGAACACCCTGTGGGAGCGAGCCTGCTCGCGATAGCGGTGTATCAGTCAACCCGATGTGAGCTGACCCGGCGCTATCGCGAGCAGGCTCGCTCCCACAGGGTTTGTGTATCGACAGAAGTATTTGCGTAGGACTGGCTCAGGGCAGATAAATCCGGAACACGCCTCCCCCCAGCACACCGCCATTGGCAATCTCGGTCCGCCCGCACACGCCGCCGCGCTGGTGCAGCCCGGCGATTCGCGCGGCGAAGTACAGGCCCAGCCCGGTGCTGCCGCTGCTGTGGTTGATGCCCTGCACGTAGTCGGCCTGACGCTCGATCATTTCGGCCGGGTAGCCTTCACCGTCGTCGTTGATGGTGAGCACCAGTTGCCCAGCCTCATCGCTCGCACTGATCAACAGCGTCTGGCGGGCATGGCGAATGGCATTGTTGATGCAGTTGTCGAGCACCGACGCGATCAGCTCACGGTCGAAAAAGCCCAGGGGGCTCAACGGGTCGACTTCATAGGTGACCATGATCCCACGGCTGCGGAACACTTCCTGATGGCCGGCCAACTGCGCCTCGATGAAGTCGTCCAGTTCATGGTAGGCCGGGTGCAGCGGCAACTGGTTGACACCCAGCTTGTACAGTCCCAGCAGTTGCACCATCAAGCCATTGAGGTGGGCGAATTCGAACTCCATCACGCCCTGCTCGGGGGTCTGCTGCGCAGCTTCGGGCAAGCGCTCGAGCCACTGCGCATGCGCCTGCATGAGCAAGGTCAGGGAGTTCTTCATGTCGTGCACGGTCGATGCGATCACCGTGGAAAAATCGAGTGCCTGTTCGCTGTCATTCATCGCCAAATGCCTTGCTTCGCAGTTTCTGATAGCGCGCAAAACGCGCATCGGTGTCGGGCATCATGCCCACCAGTTTCAGGCAGGCGCGACATTCCTCCAGCAGCTCCGACTCCACACTGGTATCGGTGCCATGCAGCAGGGACTGCGCCATGTTCAGGGCAATACTGATGTTCTTCGGTTGCATCTTCAGTGCACGGCGGAACAGATCCCGCGCCTCGGGCAACGCGCCAGTCTTGTAGACCCGCACGCCTTCGCGGTTCAGTTCGGCAGCCGCATTGCCTTGATTGAGAATGTTCGGGTCGTCGGTGAGTTTGGCAATGCCTTGCATCACCGTCGGATCATCACCGTAGATTTCCGCACAGTTCTTGAGCATCGACTCGCCGGCGCTGGCCTGGCCGAGCATTTGTAATTGCTTGGCCACCAGCAGCGCCGCCTCGGCGCTCATGAACTGCTCCATGCCGTCGAGGCGCTGCAAGGCCTGTTCGGTGAGCTTTTCCGCAGTTTCGGCATCGTTCAACAACAGGCTAGTCGCTTTCATCAACCGCGCCCGGACTTGCAATCCCGGGTCGTTGAGGTTTTCCTTCGCCACCGCACTGAGGGTCGTGTTGATCTCCAGCCGGGTCCGGGTGTCGAGGCCTTTTTCGCTGCCCTTGCTGATCAGCGCATGGGCCAGGCCGAGGTTGCTTTCCGGATCCTTGAAACGCGACTGCGCCCCCTGCCCGACCGCCTGGCGGTAGGCCCTGGAGGCGGTGTCGTAGTCTTCGTTGGTCATCGCCAACTTGCCCAGCAACGATTGCCGACGCACCGCCAGGGGCGACAGGCGAACCGCCTCCTCCAGCACCTCCTGTGCCTGTTTCGTGTCGCCTTCGGCCACTAGCACATCGGCCATGCCGTCATACAAGGCCGGCATCATCGGAAAGGTCTTGAGGGCCTTTTCATAGACCGCCTTGGCCTGCGCTACCTGACCGCGCTTGAACATCAATTTGCCCAGGCCCGCATAGGCCCAAGGCAACGGACGATCCGCCAGGATGGTGTTGTACAGGCGCTCCAAGGCTTCGTTCTGATTCAGGTCGCGCAGCGCATCGGCGCGATAACGCAGGCACAACGGCCCGTAGCGCGGATCCTGCTTGCACAGGGCAATGCAGGCATTGAGCACTTCCAGCGGCTTGCCACGATCCAGCGCCTGGAGAATCGGCTTGAGCAGGGTCTTGCGCTGCTCCAGCCGCTCCAGCCGCTGGGCCAGGCCGGAGCGGTTGAACGGTTTGGTCAGGTACGCATCGGGCTCGTGCTCCAGGGCACTGAGCACCATGGCCTGACTGGTCTCGGCAGTCACCATGAGAAACACACTTTCATGGCTGATGAGCTTCTCGATCATCAGGTCTTCGAGTACCTGTTGACCGTTCTTGCGGCCGTCGCCCAGGTGATAATCCTGCAGGATGAAGTCATAGCGCTTCTGCGAACACATGCGCAGCGCCACTTCACCGGTATCGGCGGTGTCCACGTCCTTGACGCCCAGCTCACGCAACATGGAGCGGATCGAGCTGCGGAAATCCGAGAAATCATCGACGATCAGAAAACTTTTTTGGTGGTACGCCAGCATCGAGGATGTCCAGGCAAGTAAAAAGGTGCACCCAATGGCAAACAACGAAACGCCGTCTTGCAGCCCGTTGGGGCGCGCAGATGATAGCCACCAGCCACTAATGGGCAAGAGATTTCCGAACCTCTTGCCCTGGCTGTGCCGTGGCGCACATTGCGAACCGTTCCGGCACACACGGGTGCGGGAGAAAACCGGGCTCATCAGGCTATCGGCTGAAGTTGGCTTTCCGTTAAGCGGATCGTAGGAAGAGGCTCATTTGAAGACTTCGGAAACGGATGCCGACTCAGCGCTCTGCACCAGATCGATCAACCAGGTTCTGAATGCCACGACTTTTTTCGAGTTGGCGATTTCCAGCGGCGTCACCAGATAAAAGCCCAGATCGGACTTTAATTTGAGGTTGAACGGCGCTACCAGTCTTCCGGATTTCAAATCGTCATCGACGTAGGTGGAACGACCGATGCACACCCCCAATCCGTCGATGGCAGCCTGCACCGCCATCATTGCCAGATCGAACATCAGCCGCGAGCCTTCAGCGAGCTTCTTCGGTTGCCCTGCCGCGCTCAGCCACATATTCCAGTCGTTACTGGTCATGCCGCTGACCTGCAACAGTGTGTGATTGACCAGATCGACCGGGCTTTTCAAGGCTTTGGGTCCCGTCAGCAGCTTGGGGCTGCACACAGGAAAGATCTCGTCGGACATGAGCCAGTCCGCCCGCAAGCCCTTCCAGTCGCCGAAACCGTAGCGGATCGCAGCGTCGATGCCGCCCTTGCGGAAATCGACCAGCTCGGTTGAGGCGGTCACCCGCACGTCAATATTGGGAAATGCATCCTGAAAGGACGCCAGGCGCGGCAACAGCCATTTGGACGCCAGGGAAACCAGCGTACTGATGGTCAATGCGCTGTTGTTGGTCGACTCGAGCAGCATTTCCGATCCAGCCCCACGGAGTCCATCAGAGCAGTGACTGTGAAATACAGCCACATCCTTGATTGAGGTGTGAACTACATTGAGCTGGATCGACCGAAATTTTACCTTCGTGGCCAAGGACGGTCTGGTTCAAGATGTCGCTTGCCATGATCCGAATCGTGGTTAGGCCGAGGGTTATCCTGTGGCCGCGGCCTGGGTGGTTCCTGGGGTGGTCGCTGGGGGCGTTTATCGTCACTCATTGGGGTTCTCCAGGTATGAACAGGCTGTTGCTGGGGATTTCTTCAAGAACTCGCTGGGTGCAAACCGCCTTGGTCTTTTTGCACTCTATGCGCTCAGGATTTTTTGCCACATAGTCCCGCACTCTCTCTTTAATGCGCTTGCATCGGGACTGATGAGTAGTCGTGTATTCGCGACTCTGGCTGATATCCATCCTCAGATCACGTAACTCATGAGCCAGCAGCCTATAACCGGCGAGCAACTCCTCATATGCCTTAATCTTTTTTGGCAGACCAAGCAACGGTTTGACAATCGTCAGAATGGCCGCTAGTCCAAGCAACACCTGCCAGAGAGGGTTGCCGACAGTAGTTTTCCATACAGCCAAGCCGCCGACAGCAGAAGAAGACGAGACGACAGCAATTCCTATCTCCACCCCAAGATTGAGCCGCTCCATTGCCTGAAGCTTGATGCCGTAATAGAGCTCGTTGAGCCTGGCAGTCCGAAGAAGATCATAGACGTCCCAGACAGGGTGGTTTTCTCGGGCCATTTGAGCACATCTCACAATTGAGAGGGGGACACTGACATAACCACTTGCTGGTAGGTAGCTGGCTGGTACCATCAATCGGAGCCCCGCAGACGAATTGCTGGAAGCTCCATTTTATATGGTGTCCCAGGGCAGGTTCGAACTGCCAACCTTCCCCTTAGGAGGGGGATGCTCTATCCAATTGAGCTACTGAGACACAGGTCGACCACGAGAACCGTGGTGCGATGGACGGCGAGCATGTTAACGGCCAGCCCTGGGTTTGTCATGTCGTCCGTAGTCTTTTTAAGTGTAGGCAAATGCTGCGGTTCACCGCCCTTCAGCGCGATGACACGGATAAACGGGACGCCGCTCATCCATACCCGCTTGCCCCTGCTAGTAAATCGGCAAATTGCCACTATCCTATACAATACAAGGACAGCACCGGTCTTTGCTGCCGTTCCGGTTATCCGCCGGACGGTATGGCACATAGACACGATGCGGTGGTCACAACCTGCGGACCTGCTGATTTTTCAAACCAGTCCGCATTTTTGATGAAGGGTAATGGCAGAACGCCTTTACGCGGATCAATATTTGTCACAGAATTGGCGCCAATGATCTGGCAATTTTGAGGCATGATGCGGGCCTCTTAACAATTCAGGTTGAACATTTGGCCACGGGGCTTGTCCTATCCGACATCCTGCGGCCAATCCCGAGAACCGCTCCCCTGAACTAACCGGTTAAATATATGCGCCCATTGAAACAGGCAATTTATTCCAGCCGTACGGCTGACAAGTTCGTCGTACGTCTGCCAGACGGAATGCGGGAACGCATTGCCGAGGTGGCTCGCAATCATCATCGCAGCATGAACTCTGAAATCATCGCGCGCCTCGAGCAAAGCCTTATCCAGGAAGGCGCGTTGGGTGAAGAACTGAGCATGCGCCTGGACAGCCCTGAGCTGTCTCTGCATGAGCGCGAACTGCTTCAACGCTTCCGACAGCTCTCCCACCGCCAGCAGAACGCCCTCGTTTCGCTGATTGCCCACGATGCAGAGATGGCCGCAGACGCGTCCTGATCTCACAGCAGTACTCAAGCCAGCCTTGCGCTGGCTTTTTTTTGCCTGTTAGGAGCTGGCGAAGCCTACGATCTTTTGATCTTGATCTGGCTGGGTGTTCACTCTCGATTCAAGTGTCAGGGAAAAGATCGCAGCCTCGTTGCACTCGACAGCTCCTACACAGCGTTCACAGTCCAGCGGGACGACCGATCGTTCCCACGCTCTGCGTCACTAGTGTCCGGTAAAAACTGAAGGGGGAGCTTGCTCCCCCTTGCTGTACCTGCCTTTGAGCGATACTCGGCTTTTTCAGACTCGATTCCGGCTATGTTCAGCAGCACTCGCTTTTCACAAATGCTCCAAGCACTCCCTCATCAGTTGTTCAAAAATGCAGTCAAACGCTGTGGCGCTGATCGTTATGCCAAGCAATTCAGCTCTTGGGATCTGCTCGTCACGCTGATCTTTGGTCAGATAACACAAGCCAGCAGCCTGCGCGCCTTGGCGACAGCATCGCAATCGCTGGAACCTCACCATTATCATCTCAACGCTCGCAGCATGGTTCGCTCAACGCTTTGTGATGCCTTGAGCAAACGCAGTTCAGAGCCTTTTCGGCTGGCCTGCGAGCACTTGCTGCAGGGCGTTGGCCGCAAGCAGCGCAAGTCCCTGGAAGCGATGGTCACGCTGATCGACTCGACCTCAATCACCTTGCGCGGTCCCGGCTTCGACGACTGGACCGCTGCGACGAAAACCCGCATAACACAAGGCCTGAAGGTGCATGTGGCAATTGATCCACGACAAACAGCACCCACTTACGTGAACATCACTGCCGCCAACGTCAATGACCTGAGTGACGCCCTGACCATGCCGCTTGAAGCAGGCATCACGTACGTTTTCGACAAGGGATACTGCGATTACAACTGGTGGCACCAGATTGATCAGGTGGGGGCGTTCTTCGTCACACGACTCAAAAAAAATGCCAATGTGAATCACGTAGAGGATCTGAACAGAGGGGAAAATGCCGACTTCATAGAGTCGGACGAAGCCGTGCGATTTGGCAAAAAACACCTGAATACACGACGGTTAAATCACTATCACGACCAAACCGTACGTCGGGTCCAGGTTCGTCGAGATGATCACGAAACGCCGCTGATCCTGGTGACTAATGATTTTTCACGCTCAGCTGAAGAAATTGCCGACCTGTACAAGCAGCGCTGG is from Pseudomonas sp. B21-056 and encodes:
- a CDS encoding sensor histidine kinase — protein: MNDSEQALDFSTVIASTVHDMKNSLTLLMQAHAQWLERLPEAAQQTPEQGVMEFEFAHLNGLMVQLLGLYKLGVNQLPLHPAYHELDDFIEAQLAGHQEVFRSRGIMVTYEVDPLSPLGFFDRELIASVLDNCINNAIRHARQTLLISASDEAGQLVLTINDDGEGYPAEMIERQADYVQGINHSSGSTGLGLYFAARIAGLHQRGGVCGRTEIANGGVLGGGVFRIYLP
- a CDS encoding tetratricopeptide repeat-containing response regulator, whose translation is MLAYHQKSFLIVDDFSDFRSSIRSMLRELGVKDVDTADTGEVALRMCSQKRYDFILQDYHLGDGRKNGQQVLEDLMIEKLISHESVFLMVTAETSQAMVLSALEHEPDAYLTKPFNRSGLAQRLERLEQRKTLLKPILQALDRGKPLEVLNACIALCKQDPRYGPLCLRYRADALRDLNQNEALERLYNTILADRPLPWAYAGLGKLMFKRGQVAQAKAVYEKALKTFPMMPALYDGMADVLVAEGDTKQAQEVLEEAVRLSPLAVRRQSLLGKLAMTNEDYDTASRAYRQAVGQGAQSRFKDPESNLGLAHALISKGSEKGLDTRTRLEINTTLSAVAKENLNDPGLQVRARLMKATSLLLNDAETAEKLTEQALQRLDGMEQFMSAEAALLVAKQLQMLGQASAGESMLKNCAEIYGDDPTVMQGIAKLTDDPNILNQGNAAAELNREGVRVYKTGALPEARDLFRRALKMQPKNISIALNMAQSLLHGTDTSVESELLEECRACLKLVGMMPDTDARFARYQKLRSKAFGDE
- a CDS encoding Arc family DNA-binding protein; this encodes MRPLKQAIYSSRTADKFVVRLPDGMRERIAEVARNHHRSMNSEIIARLEQSLIQEGALGEELSMRLDSPELSLHERELLQRFRQLSHRQQNALVSLIAHDAEMAADAS
- a CDS encoding IS4 family transposase — its product is MFSSTRFSQMLQALPHQLFKNAVKRCGADRYAKQFSSWDLLVTLIFGQITQASSLRALATASQSLEPHHYHLNARSMVRSTLCDALSKRSSEPFRLACEHLLQGVGRKQRKSLEAMVTLIDSTSITLRGPGFDDWTAATKTRITQGLKVHVAIDPRQTAPTYVNITAANVNDLSDALTMPLEAGITYVFDKGYCDYNWWHQIDQVGAFFVTRLKKNANVNHVEDLNRGENADFIESDEAVRFGKKHLNTRRLNHYHDQTVRRVQVRRDDHETPLILVTNDFSRSAEEIADLYKQRWQIELFFKWIKQKLKLKRYFGFSENAVRLQIYSALITYLLLLLYQQRSACSDSLSNFTIRLAHSLFERPLSDTHRGYRRQERTELKAAQGSLQL